ACGCCGATGTGCGGCCGGAGGGCAAGGATTTTTCCGAGAGCGCCGCCCGCCTGGACGAGATCGCCGATTATTTCGCCACCAAGATGAAGCAGACTGGCGTCAAGCTCTTGTGGGGTACGGCGAACCTGTTTTCCAACCGCCGCTTCATGTCTGGTGCCGCCACCAATCCCGATCCGGATGTGTTTGCCTATGCGGCCGCGACGGTGAAAAGCTGCATCGACATCACCAAGCGGCTGAAGGGCGAGAATTATGTGCTGTGGGGCGGCCGCGAAGGCTATGAGACGCTGCTCAACACCGACCTTGCCCGCGAGCAGGAACAGGCCGGCCGCTTCCTCAACCTCGTTGTCGACTACAAGCACAAGATCGGTTTCAAGGGCACCATCCTGATCGAGCCGAAGCCGCAGGAGCCGACCAAACATCAGTATGATTACGATGTCGCGACCGTCTATGGCTTCCTCAAGCGCTTCGGTCTGGAGAAGGAAGTCAAGGTCAATATCGAGCAAGGCCATGCCATCCTTGCCGGCCATTCCTTCGAGCACGAACTGGCGCTGGCCAACGCGCTCGGCATTTTCGGCTCGATCGACATGAACCGCAACGACTACCAGTCCGGCTGGGACACCGACCAGTTCCCCAACAACGTGCCGGAGATGGCGCTTGCCTACTACCAGGTTCTGCAAGGCGGCGGCTTCAAGACCGGCGGCACCAATTTCGACGCCAAGCTGCGTCGCCAGTCGCTCGAGCCGCAGGACCTGCTGATCGCTCATATTGGCGGCATGGACGCCTGCGCGCGCGGCCTCAAGGCGGCGGCGCGCATGGTCGAGGACAAGGCATTGTCGGGACCGTTGGCCGAACGCTACGCCGGCTGGAACAGCGCCGAGGCCAAGGCGATGCTGTCGGGAAAGCGCACGCTTGAGGACATCGCCGAGCGTGTGATGAAGAAAAAGATCGAGCCGCAGCCGCGCTCAGGCCGCCAGGAGCTGCTGGAGAACATCGTCAACCGCTACGTTTGAGACGTTTGCCAGCCAGCAATCCAGGCCGGCAACCGGTCCGTTCGAAAAGTTGGCGCGCGGAAATCTTCTGCGCGCCATGCCGAAATCAGGGACAATCTTTTGCCCCGCACCGCCCCTTAATCGCCCCGCTCCTGCCTTCAAATGGTCGTCACGAATCTCGTATAAGAGTGGCTCGTGGCGGGAAGGAAAGGAGGCGAAACGATATGCAGCACGAACGTGAAATCGACGCCCTACTCTCACCTGGCGAGGCTGGTTCGATCATCGATCGGCTGATGGCGCTGCCGCATTCGAAAGACAGCGCCCGCAAGACAAATGAATGGGATCGCGCGGTCGCCGCGCGGCTCGAAACGGCACTGGCCAAGAGCATGCGCTCGCGCATCGTCGGCGACGGCCGCGACGCCGCCTGATTCTTCCGTGATTTCAGTGGTCTGATTGTTCCGCGGTTTGACGAATGGAGACGCTTTCTCCATCCTGCGTCGATGATACGCGCGGTGCTCCTGGATCTTCTGGGTGTCGTCTACGATGGCGACACCCAGATCGCGGGCGCCGTGGCCGCCGTCGAACACCTGCGCGAAGCTGGCCTGCCGCTTCGCTTCGTCAGCAACACGACACGTTCGCCGCGCGACAGAATCCTCGCACAGCTTGCCGCTCTGGGCGTCCGCGTGACGGACGAGGAACTGCTGACGCCGGCGCGCGCCGCGGTCGAATGGTTGCGCAGGCACGGCCGCCAGCCTCATCTGCTCGTCCATCCAGACCTCGAGGCCGAGTTTTCAAGCCTGGACGGCCGCAATGGCCGCGCTGTCGTTGTCGGTGACGCTGGCGATGCCTTCGACCATGCAAGCCTCAACCGGGCGTTTCGCGAACTCATCGCCGGCGCCGATTTTCTGGCGCTTGCCACCAACCGCACCTTCAAGGATGCCGACGGCCTGCTCAGCCTCGATGCCGGTGCCTTCGTCGCGGCCCTCGAATTCGCCAGTGGGCGAAGTCCTGTCGTGCTCGGCAAACCGTCACCCGATTTCTTCCTCTCGGCGCTTGCCGGCTTGAATTGCCCGGCCGCCGATGCGGTCATGATTGGCGACGATGCGGAGAGTGATGTCGCCGGCGCCCTGCGCGCCGGGCTTGGCGCGGCGCTGCTCGTGCGAACGGGCAAGTACCGTCCTGGCGACGAAACGCGCTTCGACCCGGCGCCCACGGCGCTGGTCGACGACCTCGCCGCCGCGACAGACTGGATACTTGAAGCGCGCCGCGCTGAAACGGATTCAGGCGACGCCCTTTAAGTCTTTGTTTTGATGGATATCATGGTCCCAAAACCGCTGCGCACTTGGAGCGACATGCATTGTCAGCCGCGCCGCAGCCTGACCGGCGCTTCGCCGAAAGCCCTGGAAAACGCCCTGGAAAATGCGGCTGCGGACGAAAAGCCCGTCCGCCCGGCAATGTCCGCCATCGCGATCCGCGTGTCGACCACCAGCCGTCGCGCGGCACCCAGGCGCAGCCTGAGATAATAAGCGCCCGGCGTTTCGCCGATCGACTTGCGAAAGATGCTTTCCAGTGTCCGTGCGGTCACCCCGGCGCGCTTGGCGACCGCCTCTATGGTCAGCGGCTGGTCGACATGCGCTTCCATCAGCCGGATGGCTTGCGCCAGGCGCGGATCGTAGCCGTCGAGCCGGCCGAGCGAGACCAGCGGTTGCGCATCTGTCGCGGCGCGCGCCTGGTCGTAGATGAAGACGCTGGCGACATCGAGCGCCACGGCCATGCCGAGACGCGTGCGAATGAGATGCAGCATCAGGTCGAAGGTGGGCGAGGCACCGCCCGAGGTGAAGACCGGTCCGTCGATGACATAGCGGTCCGGACGGACATCGACGCCGGGGAAGGCCGATGAAAAATCTTCCATGTCCTCCCAATGGGTGGTGGCGCTACGCCCCTCCAGCAGGCCGGCGCGGGCCACCAGCCATGTGCCTGCCTCGACGCCGCCGCAGGCGCGCGCCGTCCGTGCCGCGCGGCGCAAGCCTGCGAGCAGGGCCGATGTCGCGTAGTTCTGGGTGCCGAAACCGGCGACGACGACAAGAACGTCGGTTGGTTCGCTTGCATCGAAGCGGCCGCTGACCGCCACCGGCAGGCCGCAGGTGGTGACCGGAGGCTCTCCCGTCACCGAGACCAGCTTGAAGTCGAACAGAGTCTCGCCTGAGATGCGGTTTGCGGCGCGCAGCGGATCGACAGCCGACGCCACGCACATGATGGACGAGCCGGAAAACACCAGCAACGTCACCTTGAGCGGCGACCGTTCGGCGCGAAAGATATCAGGTTTTTCGCTTTTGATCATGGAAGCTTCGTAAAACGCAAAACAGTTTCCTGCAAGTCGGTCATTGTTGCGGTCTGTTTCTATGGGAGGAGAAATTCCATGCCGCTCGCGATGAACCGTGAGGTCTTCATTACCTGTGCCGTGACCGGGTCCGGCGGTTCGCAGGATCGCAGCCCGCATGTGCCGCGTTCGCCAAAGCAGATCGCCGATTCGGCCATCGACGCGGCCAAGGCGGGTGCTGCCATCGTCCATTGCCATGTCCGCGATCCCGAAACCGGCAAGCCGCGTCGTGATATCCACCTCTATCGTGAAGTAACGGAACGCATCCGCGAGGCCAATGTCGACGTGGTGCTGAACCTCACCGCCGGAATGGGCGGCGACATGGTGTTCGGCTCGCCGGAAGCGCCGCTGCCGCTCAACGAAAAGGGCACCGACATGGGCGGCGCCACCAACCGCATGGAACATGTGCGCCAGTGCCTGCCGGAAATCTGCACGCTCGACTGCGGCACCATGAACTTCGCCGAGGCCGACTATGTCATGACCAACACGCCCGGCATGCTGCGCGCCATGGGCGGCATGATGACGGCGCTCGGCGTCAAGCCCGAGATCGAGGCATTCGACACCGGCCATCTTTGGTTCGCCAAGCAACTGGTCGAGGAGAAGGTGCTGAACCCCGACGCGCTGGTGCAGCTCTGCATGGGCGTGCCATGGGGCGCGCCAGACGACCTCAACACTTTCATGGCGATGGTCAACAACGTGCCGTCGACCTGGACCTGGTCGGCCTTTTCCATCGGCCGCAACCAGATGGCCTATGCCGCCGCCGCCGTGCTGGCCGGCGGCAACGTCCGCGTCGGCCTGGAAGACAATCTGTGGCTCGATAAGGGTGTTCTGGCGACCAATGCTCAACTGGTCGAGCGCGCCGCCAGCATCGTCACCAATCTCGGCGCCACGATTCTCGGGCCCGAGGACGTGCGCAAGAAGCTCAACCTGACCAAGCGGGCGCCGATCGCGGCGTGAGCCAGAGCCTGATCCCGAAAAGCCGTAGCCGGTTTTCGGAAAAGACCATGCTCCCAGCAAGCCAACCGGGGAGGCGCAGATGACGACCGTTAAATTCACCGCGATGAAGGATGGCGACAGGGACGACTACGAGTTCCTGACCGCGCATGAAATCGACTATGCAGCCAAGACCGGCGAGCGGCTGCTCGACGCGCTGGTGCAACTCGATGAGGGCCTTTCGGGCTACAAGATCACCCGGCTCGGCCATTCGCTGCAGGCGGCGACACGCGCCTGGCGCGACGGCGCCGACACTGATTGGATCACTTGCGCGCTGCTGCACGACATCGGCGACATCTATGCGCCCTACAATCATGACGAATATGCCGCGTCGATCCTGAAACCCTTCGTGCGCGAGCAATGCACCTGGGTGGTGGAAAAGCACGGCGATTTCCAGCGGCTCTATTATGCCCATCATCTTGGCGGCAACCGCCATGCCCGCGACCGTTTCGCCGGCCATGCCTATTTCGACGACTGCGACCAGTTCTGCGAGCGCTGGGACCAGTCGAGCTTCGACCCCGATTACGAGACGCTGCCGATCGACTTCTTCCGGCCCTTCGTGCTCGAAGTCTTCGCCCGCAAGGCCTACGCCCCATCAGTGATACGCGCCGGCGAGCGCGTGCCGCTCATCGATCCCGAAACAGCCAGGACAAGAACCGGAGCCTCCCTATGAGCATCATCAACAAGGCGGCCGCCATCGGTGGCGGTGTCATCGGCGCCGGCTGGGTCGCGCGCCTGCTGCTCAACGGCATCGACGTGTCGATCTTCGATCCGGATCCCGAGGCATCGCGCAAGGTCAGCGAAGTGATGAAGGGCGCGCGCCGCGCCTACAAGCAGATGGTGCCGGGTGGCCTGCCGAAAGAAGGCAAGCTGACCTTCGCCAAGACCATCGCCGAGGCGGTCGCCGACGCCGATTTCATCCAGGAAAGCGTGCCGGAACGGCTCGACCTCAAGCACAAGGTGCTGGCCGAGATCGACACCCATGCGCCGGCCAATGCTATTGTCGGCTCCTCCACCTCCGGCATCAAGCCGACCGACATGCAGGTGGCGATGAAGAAGCATCCGGAACGGCTGGTCGTCGGCCACCCGTTCAACCCGGTCTACCTCCTGCCGCTGGTCGAGATCGTCGGCGGCGACCAGACCTTTCCCGAGGCGATCGAGGTCGCCAAGGAGATCTATGCTTCGATCGGCATGAAGCCTGTCGTCATACGCAAGGAGATTGAGGCCTTCGTCGGCGACCGCCTGCTCGAGGCCGCCTGGCGCGAGGCGCTGTGGCTGATCAAGGATGGCATCTGCACCGTCGAGGAACTCGATGACATCATGCGCTACGGCTTCGGCCTGCGCTGGGCGCAGATGGGCATGTTCCAGGTCTACCGTGTCGCCGGCGGCGAAGCCGGCATGCGCCACTTCATGGCCCAGTTCGGGCCCTGCCTGAAATGGCCATGGACCAAGCTGATGGACGTGCCGGAGTTCAACGACGAGCTGGTCGATCTGATCGCCACCCAGTCGGACGACCAGGCGCATGGCCTCTCGATCCGCGAGCTGGAAAAGATTCGCGACGACAATCTGGTCGCCATCATGGATGCGCTGTCGAAGCAGAACAAGGGCAAGGGCTGGGGCGCCGGCGCGTTGCACAAGGACTACACCACGCAGCTCGCCAAGCTGGCGGCGAAGAAGCCGACCGCTTCAAAGGCGGCCGAGAAGGCCAAGGCCTCCAAGCCGGTGAAGACGGCGGATAAGCCGAAGAACAAGAAGAAAGGCTGAGAACCATGGATTTCGGTCTTTCGGAAGAGCAGAAGCTCATCGTCGAGACGACGCGTGCCTTCGTCGAGAATGAGCTTTACCCGCATGAGCGCGAGGTCGAGCGCACCGGCGTGCTGCGCCGCGAGCTCATAGAGGAGCTGAAGGCCAAGGCGATCGAGGCCGGCCTCTATGCCGCCAACATGCCAGCCGATGTCGGCGGCGCGGGGCTCGATACGGTGACCTGGCTGCTCTACGAGAAAGAGCTCGGCCGTGCCAACTATGCGCTGCACTGGACCTGCGTGGCGCGCCCCTCCAACATCCTGCTCGCCGGCACGCCCGAACAGCGCGAAAAATATCTCTTCCCTTGCATCCGTGGCGAGAAATGGGACTGTCTGGCGATGACCGAGCCCGGCGCCGGCTCGGATTTGCGCGGGATGAAGGCGACTGCGGTGCAGGATGGCGACGACTGGGTGCTGAACGGCACTAAGCACTTTATCTCCCACGCCGATCTTGCCGATTTCGCCATCGTCTTCATGGCTTCGGGTGAAGAGGACTCGCCGCGCGGCAAGCGCAAGAAGATCACCGCTTTCTTCGTCGACAAGGGCACCAAGGGTTTCACGGTGCGTGACGGCTACCGCAACGTCTCGCATCGCGGCTACACCAACGCCATTCTCGAATTCGACGACTGCCGTCTGCCGGCAAGCCAGGTTCTCGGTGAGGTGCATAAAGGCTTCGACGTCGCCAATTCCTGGCTGGGCGCCACACGTTTGCAGGTCGGCGCCACATGTCTCGGCCGCGCCGAGCGGGCGCTTGGCCATGCGGTCGAATACGCCGCGCAGCGCCAGCAGTTCGGTCAGCAGATTGGCAAGTTCCAGGGCGTGTCGTTCAAGCTCGCCGACATGGCGACTGAACTGAAGGCCGCCGACCTTATGGTGTTCGAGGCTGGCTGGAAGTACGATCAGGGCACTGTCACCGATCAGGACATGGCCATGGCCAAACTGAAAGCCACTGAAATGCTGGCCTATGTTGCCGACGAGGCGATCCAGATCCATGGTGGCATGGGGCTGATGGACGATTTGCCGCTGGAACGCATCTGGCGCGATGCCCGCGTCGAGCGCATCTGGGAAGGCACGTCGGAGATTCAGCGACATATTATTTCGCGGGCGCTGCTGCGTCCGTTCGAAGCTTAGAGCATGATCGTCCAAAGCCGAGATTCGGTTTTGGCGGACAAACGAGATCGTTTGTCCTGGGATCGCGCTCAAACGAAAAGATGACCATGCATAAACTCGAACGTCTCCTGCGCCCAAAATCGATCGCCGTGTTCGGCGGCGTGCAGGCCGCCGCCGTCGTGGCGCAATCGATCAAGATGGGTTTTGCCGGCGAAATCTGGCCGGTGCACCCGACCAAGGACGAGGTTGCCGGACGCAAGGCATATCGTTCGGTGGCGGACCTGCCCGGCGCGCCGGACGCCGCCTTTGTCGGCGTCAACCGGCACCTGACCATCGAGGTGGTCAAGGCACTGGCCGAGCGCGGCGCTGGCGGCGCCGTCTGCTTTGCCGCCGGCTTCCTCGAAACCGAGGCCTATGACGAGGACGGCGAGCGGCTGCAGGCCGAACTGGTCGCCGCAGCAGGCCACATGCCGATCATCGGCCCGAATTGCTATGGCCTGATTAATTATGCCGACGGCGCACTGCTGTGGCCCGACCAGCATGGCGGCATCAGGCTGGCCGAGGGTGGCAAGGGCGTCGCCATCATCACCCAGTCGTCCAACATCGCCATCAACATGACGATGCAGAAGCGCGGCCTGCCGATCGCTTTCCTGATGACAGCCGGCAACCAGGCGCAGACAGGCCTTTCGGAAATGGCGCTCGGCCTGATCGAGGACGAGCGCGTCACCTCGCTCGGCCTGCACATCGAGGCTTTCGATTCGGTAGCCGGCTTCGAGAAGCTGGCCGCCCGGGCGCGGGAATTGAAAAAACCGATCATCGCCATGAAGGTCGGCCGCTCCGAACAGGCGCGGCAGGCAACCGTGTCGCACACCGCGTCGCTGGCCGGCTCGGATGCGGCATCCGGCGCCTTCCTGAAGCGCCTCGGCATCGCCCGCGTCGATTCCATCCCCGCCTTCATCGAGGCGCTGAAGCTGCTGCACATCACCGGGCCGCTGCCCGGTTATCGTCTGTCGTCAATGAGCTGCTCGGGCGGCGAGGCGTCGGTCATGGCCGACAGCGCCGAAGGGCGCTGGGTCAACTTTCCGGTTCTGACGGAGCAGCATCGGGCCCATGTCAAATCGACGCTCGGGCCGTTGGTCGCGGTCGCCAATCCGTTGGATTATCACACCTTCATCTGGAATAACGAGCCGGCGATGACCGCCACCTTCACCGCCATGGTGTCGGGCGGTTTCGACTTGAACATGCTGGTGCTGGACTTCCCGCGCCCCGACCGCTGCTCGGTTACGGACTGGTGGGCGACGCTGCGCGCCTTCGAATCGGCGCTGAAGACCAACAAGGCGCATGGCGCGATCGTTTCCTCGCTGCCGGAAAATCTGCCGGAGGAATACACCGCCGAGCTGATGGCGCGCGGCATGGTGCCGTTGTTCGGTATTTCCGAAGCCATGGATGCCGCTCAGGCGGCGGCCTTCATTGGCTGGGCATGGCGGGAGCCGCAGGCGCAGCCGGTCGACACATCGGCGGCGGGCGCTTCCGAGGGCGAGCATGTTACGCCGGACGAGGCCGAGGCGAAGGCGAGGCTGATCAGGGCCGGGCTTCCAGTGCCCAAGGGCGAACGCGCCGGCAATGCCGTCGAGGCGGTGATTTCCTCCATGGCGCTCGGCTTCCCCGTGGCGCTGAAGGCGCTTGGCGTCACCCACAAATCTGAAGTGGGTGCGGTCCGCCTCAACCTCAGGGACGCCGAATCCGTCAGCACGGCGGCGCACGACCTGCTGCCGCTCGGCACCGGCCTCTATGTCGAGCGCATGGTGCGCGACGGCGTCGCCG
The genomic region above belongs to Mesorhizobium sp. B4-1-4 and contains:
- a CDS encoding carnitine 3-dehydrogenase; this encodes MSIINKAAAIGGGVIGAGWVARLLLNGIDVSIFDPDPEASRKVSEVMKGARRAYKQMVPGGLPKEGKLTFAKTIAEAVADADFIQESVPERLDLKHKVLAEIDTHAPANAIVGSSTSGIKPTDMQVAMKKHPERLVVGHPFNPVYLLPLVEIVGGDQTFPEAIEVAKEIYASIGMKPVVIRKEIEAFVGDRLLEAAWREALWLIKDGICTVEELDDIMRYGFGLRWAQMGMFQVYRVAGGEAGMRHFMAQFGPCLKWPWTKLMDVPEFNDELVDLIATQSDDQAHGLSIRELEKIRDDNLVAIMDALSKQNKGKGWGAGALHKDYTTQLAKLAAKKPTASKAAEKAKASKPVKTADKPKNKKKG
- a CDS encoding acyl-CoA dehydrogenase family protein; translated protein: MDFGLSEEQKLIVETTRAFVENELYPHEREVERTGVLRRELIEELKAKAIEAGLYAANMPADVGGAGLDTVTWLLYEKELGRANYALHWTCVARPSNILLAGTPEQREKYLFPCIRGEKWDCLAMTEPGAGSDLRGMKATAVQDGDDWVLNGTKHFISHADLADFAIVFMASGEEDSPRGKRKKITAFFVDKGTKGFTVRDGYRNVSHRGYTNAILEFDDCRLPASQVLGEVHKGFDVANSWLGATRLQVGATCLGRAERALGHAVEYAAQRQQFGQQIGKFQGVSFKLADMATELKAADLMVFEAGWKYDQGTVTDQDMAMAKLKATEMLAYVADEAIQIHGGMGLMDDLPLERIWRDARVERIWEGTSEIQRHIISRALLRPFEA
- a CDS encoding TIGR01458 family HAD-type hydrolase; this encodes MIRAVLLDLLGVVYDGDTQIAGAVAAVEHLREAGLPLRFVSNTTRSPRDRILAQLAALGVRVTDEELLTPARAAVEWLRRHGRQPHLLVHPDLEAEFSSLDGRNGRAVVVGDAGDAFDHASLNRAFRELIAGADFLALATNRTFKDADGLLSLDAGAFVAALEFASGRSPVVLGKPSPDFFLSALAGLNCPAADAVMIGDDAESDVAGALRAGLGAALLVRTGKYRPGDETRFDPAPTALVDDLAAATDWILEARRAETDSGDAL
- a CDS encoding GlxA family transcriptional regulator; translation: MIKSEKPDIFRAERSPLKVTLLVFSGSSIMCVASAVDPLRAANRISGETLFDFKLVSVTGEPPVTTCGLPVAVSGRFDASEPTDVLVVVAGFGTQNYATSALLAGLRRAARTARACGGVEAGTWLVARAGLLEGRSATTHWEDMEDFSSAFPGVDVRPDRYVIDGPVFTSGGASPTFDLMLHLIRTRLGMAVALDVASVFIYDQARAATDAQPLVSLGRLDGYDPRLAQAIRLMEAHVDQPLTIEAVAKRAGVTARTLESIFRKSIGETPGAYYLRLRLGAARRLVVDTRIAMADIAGRTGFSSAAAFSRAFSRAFGEAPVRLRRG
- a CDS encoding HD domain-containing protein → MTTVKFTAMKDGDRDDYEFLTAHEIDYAAKTGERLLDALVQLDEGLSGYKITRLGHSLQAATRAWRDGADTDWITCALLHDIGDIYAPYNHDEYAASILKPFVREQCTWVVEKHGDFQRLYYAHHLGGNRHARDRFAGHAYFDDCDQFCERWDQSSFDPDYETLPIDFFRPFVLEVFARKAYAPSVIRAGERVPLIDPETARTRTGASL
- the xylA gene encoding xylose isomerase — protein: MSSGFFGDIQKIKYEGPDSTNPLAYRFYNPDEMVAGKRLEDHLRFAVAYWHSFAWPGGDPFGGQTFDRPWFPKAGGIDTMELAKLKADVAFEMFSLLGTPYFCFHDADVRPEGKDFSESAARLDEIADYFATKMKQTGVKLLWGTANLFSNRRFMSGAATNPDPDVFAYAAATVKSCIDITKRLKGENYVLWGGREGYETLLNTDLAREQEQAGRFLNLVVDYKHKIGFKGTILIEPKPQEPTKHQYDYDVATVYGFLKRFGLEKEVKVNIEQGHAILAGHSFEHELALANALGIFGSIDMNRNDYQSGWDTDQFPNNVPEMALAYYQVLQGGGFKTGGTNFDAKLRRQSLEPQDLLIAHIGGMDACARGLKAAARMVEDKALSGPLAERYAGWNSAEAKAMLSGKRTLEDIAERVMKKKIEPQPRSGRQELLENIVNRYV
- a CDS encoding acetate--CoA ligase family protein, translating into MHKLERLLRPKSIAVFGGVQAAAVVAQSIKMGFAGEIWPVHPTKDEVAGRKAYRSVADLPGAPDAAFVGVNRHLTIEVVKALAERGAGGAVCFAAGFLETEAYDEDGERLQAELVAAAGHMPIIGPNCYGLINYADGALLWPDQHGGIRLAEGGKGVAIITQSSNIAINMTMQKRGLPIAFLMTAGNQAQTGLSEMALGLIEDERVTSLGLHIEAFDSVAGFEKLAARARELKKPIIAMKVGRSEQARQATVSHTASLAGSDAASGAFLKRLGIARVDSIPAFIEALKLLHITGPLPGYRLSSMSCSGGEASVMADSAEGRWVNFPVLTEQHRAHVKSTLGPLVAVANPLDYHTFIWNNEPAMTATFTAMVSGGFDLNMLVLDFPRPDRCSVTDWWATLRAFESALKTNKAHGAIVSSLPENLPEEYTAELMARGMVPLFGISEAMDAAQAAAFIGWAWREPQAQPVDTSAAGASEGEHVTPDEAEAKARLIRAGLPVPKGERAGNAVEAVISSMALGFPVALKALGVTHKSEVGAVRLNLRDAESVSTAAHDLLPLGTGLYVERMVRDGVAELIVGFTRDPMFGAVMTLGTGGVLVELLRDSVTLMLPATRDDIEAALRGLKLFPLLEGYRGRPKADVAAAIDAIAGIADFVQKNAGEIEELDINPLIVCVEGKGAWIADALLVLGESRNV
- a CDS encoding 3-keto-5-aminohexanoate cleavage protein, which codes for MPLAMNREVFITCAVTGSGGSQDRSPHVPRSPKQIADSAIDAAKAGAAIVHCHVRDPETGKPRRDIHLYREVTERIREANVDVVLNLTAGMGGDMVFGSPEAPLPLNEKGTDMGGATNRMEHVRQCLPEICTLDCGTMNFAEADYVMTNTPGMLRAMGGMMTALGVKPEIEAFDTGHLWFAKQLVEEKVLNPDALVQLCMGVPWGAPDDLNTFMAMVNNVPSTWTWSAFSIGRNQMAYAAAAVLAGGNVRVGLEDNLWLDKGVLATNAQLVERAASIVTNLGATILGPEDVRKKLNLTKRAPIAA